A DNA window from Providencia huaxiensis contains the following coding sequences:
- the dppB gene encoding dipeptide ABC transporter permease DppB yields MLQFILRRLGLVIPTFIGITLLTFAFVHMIPGDPVMIMAGERGLSPERHAYLMAELGLDQPLWKQYLHYINGIFHGDLGISLKSRIGVWEEFLPRFLATVELATCAMIFAVSVGIPVGVLAAVKRGSIFDHTAIGLSLTGYSMPIFWWGIMLIMLVSVQLDLTPVAGRVSDTVFLDDSQPLTGFMLIDTLIWGEDGDFIDAVEHLILPSIVLGTIPLAVIVRMTRSSMLEVLGEDYIRTARAKGLGRARVILIHALRNALLPVVTVIGLQVGVMLAGAILTETIFSWPGLGRWLIEGLQRRDYPVVQGGVLLVATLIILVNLVVDVLYGIVNPRIRHKK; encoded by the coding sequence ATGTTGCAATTTATCCTCCGACGATTGGGGCTTGTGATCCCCACGTTTATCGGTATTACATTATTAACCTTTGCTTTTGTCCACATGATCCCGGGTGACCCGGTGATGATCATGGCAGGTGAAAGGGGATTATCCCCTGAAAGGCATGCTTATTTAATGGCTGAACTAGGGCTTGATCAGCCACTTTGGAAGCAATATCTCCATTACATCAATGGGATATTTCATGGTGATTTAGGGATTTCCCTAAAAAGCCGTATTGGTGTGTGGGAAGAGTTTTTACCTCGTTTTTTAGCGACCGTCGAACTGGCCACTTGCGCCATGATTTTTGCGGTTTCTGTTGGGATCCCTGTTGGGGTTTTAGCGGCAGTAAAACGTGGGTCAATTTTTGACCATACTGCAATCGGCCTTTCTTTAACGGGTTACTCAATGCCTATCTTCTGGTGGGGGATCATGCTCATCATGCTAGTGTCGGTGCAGTTAGACCTCACTCCAGTAGCCGGCCGAGTCAGTGACACCGTTTTTCTTGATGACTCCCAGCCTCTGACCGGTTTTATGCTAATTGATACCCTAATTTGGGGGGAGGATGGTGACTTTATTGATGCAGTAGAGCACTTAATATTGCCTTCTATTGTTTTAGGTACGATCCCATTAGCCGTTATTGTGCGCATGACTCGCTCGTCAATGTTGGAAGTGTTGGGAGAAGACTATATTCGGACTGCTCGTGCCAAAGGTCTTGGCCGCGCGCGCGTCATTTTAATTCACGCATTACGCAACGCATTATTACCAGTGGTCACGGTAATTGGCTTACAGGTTGGGGTGATGCTAGCAGGGGCTATTTTAACAGAAACTATTTTCTCATGGCCTGGGTTAGGACGCTGGTTAATCGAAGGACTACAGCGCCGTGACTACCCTGTAGTACAAGGGGGCGTCCTGCTGGTTGCTACACTGATCATCCTCGTAAACTTAGTGGTCGACGTGCTGTATGGCATTGTAAACCCACGTATTCGTCATAAGAAATAA
- the dppC gene encoding dipeptide ABC transporter permease DppC, translating into MSQSTEPTVVSAPQPMTPLQEFWHYFKRNKGAVVGMFYIILMVLIAIFAGVLAPHAPDEQFRDFLLVPPVWQDGGSWQFILGTDDIGRDLLSRLMYGARLSLLVGCLVVVLSLIAGVTIGVIAGYFGGVVDALIMRVVDIMLALPSLLLALVLVAIFGPSIVNASIALTFVALPHYIRLTRAAVLVEVNRDYVTASRVAGAGAARQMFVNILPNCLAPLIVQASLGFSNAILDMAALGFLGMGAQPPTPEWGTMLSDVLQFAQSAWWVVTFPGLAILLTVLAFNLMGDGLRDAFDPKLKQ; encoded by the coding sequence ATGTCTCAATCTACTGAGCCAACTGTTGTCAGCGCCCCGCAGCCGATGACACCATTACAAGAGTTTTGGCACTATTTTAAACGTAACAAAGGGGCCGTTGTCGGGATGTTCTACATTATCCTGATGGTGCTGATTGCGATTTTTGCGGGAGTATTAGCTCCGCATGCCCCAGATGAACAATTTCGTGATTTTTTACTTGTTCCACCTGTTTGGCAGGACGGGGGAAGTTGGCAATTTATTTTAGGTACTGATGATATTGGGCGTGATTTACTCTCTCGCTTAATGTATGGCGCTCGTTTATCGCTGTTAGTTGGCTGCTTGGTGGTCGTATTATCACTAATTGCGGGTGTTACCATCGGAGTAATCGCAGGTTATTTTGGCGGTGTCGTTGACGCATTAATTATGCGAGTTGTTGACATCATGCTGGCATTACCAAGCCTATTATTAGCATTGGTGCTGGTGGCCATTTTCGGCCCGTCCATTGTTAACGCTTCTATCGCTTTGACGTTTGTCGCCTTGCCACATTATATCAGGCTGACGCGTGCGGCAGTACTGGTGGAAGTCAACCGTGATTATGTCACTGCCTCCCGAGTTGCGGGTGCAGGAGCGGCTCGTCAAATGTTTGTCAATATTTTGCCTAACTGTTTGGCACCTTTGATTGTACAGGCCTCTTTAGGTTTTTCGAATGCCATTTTAGATATGGCTGCTTTGGGTTTCCTCGGAATGGGCGCACAGCCACCGACTCCTGAATGGGGAACGATGCTGTCTGATGTGTTGCAATTTGCACAAAGCGCATGGTGGGTAGTGACTTTTCCTGGATTAGCAATTTTATTGACGGTGCTTGCGTTCAACCTGATGGGTGATGGGTTACGTGATGCATTTGATCCAAAACTCAAGCAGTGA
- the dppD gene encoding dipeptide ABC transporter ATP-binding protein: MALLNVEQLSVHFGDEKAPFRAVDRISYSVDKGQVVGIVGESGSGKSVSSLAIMGLIDYPGKVMADSLKFDGRDLLSIPEKERRQIVGADVAMIFQDPMTSLNPCFTVGYQIIEALKVHQGGSKSTRKQRAIDLLDMVGIPDPQSRLDVYPHQLSGGMSQRVMIAMAIACRPKLLIADEPTTALDVTIQAQIIELLLELQQQENMALVLITHDLALVAEAAHHIIVMYAGQVVESAKASDIFKHPRHPYTQALLRALPEFATNKSRLASLPGVVPGKYDRPVGCLLNPRCPYATEICRQEEPMLQTVGDRQVKCHMPLDDMGRPTL; this comes from the coding sequence ATGGCATTGTTAAATGTAGAACAACTTTCGGTACATTTCGGAGACGAAAAAGCACCGTTTCGCGCCGTTGACCGCATCAGCTATAGTGTTGATAAAGGCCAGGTCGTTGGTATTGTTGGTGAGTCGGGTTCAGGTAAATCGGTGAGTTCACTCGCGATTATGGGGTTGATCGATTACCCCGGGAAAGTAATGGCAGATTCATTAAAATTTGATGGACGTGATTTGCTGTCGATCCCTGAAAAAGAACGCAGGCAGATTGTTGGTGCCGATGTTGCGATGATTTTCCAAGATCCGATGACCAGTTTAAACCCTTGTTTTACCGTGGGGTATCAGATCATTGAAGCATTGAAAGTGCATCAAGGCGGGAGCAAAAGTACACGCAAACAGCGGGCTATCGACCTGTTAGATATGGTGGGGATCCCTGACCCACAATCACGTTTAGATGTGTATCCTCACCAGTTGTCAGGAGGAATGAGCCAGCGTGTGATGATTGCTATGGCGATCGCATGTCGACCTAAATTATTGATTGCAGATGAGCCGACAACAGCGCTAGATGTCACTATTCAGGCCCAAATCATTGAATTGTTGTTGGAATTGCAGCAACAAGAAAATATGGCATTAGTGCTTATCACTCATGACCTCGCTTTAGTGGCAGAAGCTGCACATCATATTATTGTGATGTATGCGGGGCAGGTGGTTGAGTCCGCCAAAGCAAGTGATATTTTTAAACATCCACGCCATCCTTATACACAAGCGCTATTACGTGCCTTGCCGGAATTTGCGACGAATAAATCCCGTTTAGCCTCGCTTCCTGGTGTGGTACCGGGAAAATACGATAGGCCAGTGGGCTGTTTATTAAACCCACGTTGTCCGTATGCAACGGAGATATGCCGTCAAGAAGAGCCAATGTTACAAACCGTTGGTGATCGCCAAGTCAAATGCCATATGCCGCTGGATGATATGGGGAGGCCAACACTATGA
- the dppF gene encoding dipeptide ABC transporter ATP-binding subunit DppF encodes MSDKQHTPLLKAVDLKKYYSIKRGVFAAEKTLKALDGVSFELERGKTLAVVGESGCGKSTLGRLLTMIEQPSEGELYYQDQDLLVKDKSAEKLRRQKIQIVFQNPYGSLNPRKKVGQILEEPLLINTSLSKEQRKEKVLSMMAKVGLKTEHYSRYPHMFSGGQRQRIAIARGLMLDPDIVVADEPVSALDVSVRAQVLNLMMDLQQDLGLSYVFISHDLSVVEHIADEVMVMYLGRCVEKGTKEQIFNNPLHPYTQALLSATPRLNPDARRERIKLTGELPSPLNPPPGCAFAARCRRAFGQCTQFQPTLKEYNQQLVACFAVDEDEKQTIVMS; translated from the coding sequence ATGAGTGACAAACAACACACTCCATTGCTCAAAGCGGTGGATTTGAAAAAATATTATTCTATCAAAAGAGGGGTTTTTGCTGCCGAGAAAACCTTAAAAGCATTGGATGGGGTCTCTTTTGAACTAGAAAGAGGTAAAACACTAGCAGTGGTTGGGGAGTCCGGTTGTGGTAAATCGACATTGGGTCGTTTATTAACCATGATTGAGCAACCTTCTGAAGGCGAGTTGTATTATCAAGACCAAGACTTGTTAGTAAAAGATAAGTCTGCAGAGAAATTGCGTCGCCAAAAAATCCAAATTGTGTTTCAAAACCCTTATGGCTCACTGAACCCACGTAAAAAGGTGGGGCAAATTTTGGAAGAGCCGCTATTGATTAATACTTCGCTATCGAAAGAGCAACGCAAAGAGAAAGTACTATCCATGATGGCTAAAGTGGGCTTGAAAACAGAGCACTATAGCCGATACCCCCATATGTTTTCTGGTGGCCAACGTCAACGTATCGCGATAGCTCGTGGTTTAATGCTTGACCCTGATATCGTGGTTGCAGATGAACCCGTTTCCGCACTGGATGTGTCTGTTCGTGCTCAAGTATTAAATCTGATGATGGATTTACAGCAAGATTTAGGTTTGTCTTATGTCTTTATTTCACACGATTTATCGGTGGTAGAGCATATCGCTGATGAAGTCATGGTGATGTATTTAGGCCGCTGTGTGGAGAAAGGGACAAAAGAGCAGATTTTTAATAACCCTCTTCACCCTTATACCCAAGCGTTATTATCCGCTACACCGAGATTGAACCCAGATGCTCGGCGCGAACGTATTAAGTTAACGGGAGAGTTGCCAAGCCCTTTGAACCCGCCGCCGGGGTGCGCATTTGCAGCGCGTTGCCGTAGAGCATTCGGTCAGTGTACGCAATTCCAGCCAACACTGAAGGAATATAACCAACAGTTGGTTGCGTGCTTTGCGGTTGATGAAGATGAAAAACAGACGATTGTTATGAGTTAA
- a CDS encoding HAMP domain-containing protein, which translates to MNTRVQRSLTLKSMVVFFMITLLSLALFLAIQFSYLVDQRKQDYLDQLSNAVVQIQEPLTDSLLSSDLNEVKRLLISLKTSGIMGNAIITVDGTTVMNLSFATPKPIPDWVTHFVGIPVEMTVPLYAYGNVVLQAKPQGYLTLQVDPNRVYRFALNTLALMTTTYLLLVLIIAIGMTWCVSRMIIRPLRKIAIELQTNSEVNQITVSEYHRDDELGLLAKGYNRQRKQQKSD; encoded by the coding sequence ATGAATACCCGAGTCCAACGCTCACTAACATTAAAAAGTATGGTCGTATTCTTTATGATTACGTTGCTATCACTTGCGCTTTTTTTAGCTATTCAATTCAGCTATTTAGTTGACCAACGTAAGCAAGATTATTTAGACCAACTTAGTAACGCTGTAGTGCAAATTCAAGAACCATTAACTGATTCATTGTTAAGTTCTGACCTTAACGAAGTCAAACGGCTACTGATAAGTTTAAAAACATCAGGCATTATGGGAAATGCGATTATTACGGTTGATGGCACAACGGTAATGAATCTAAGCTTTGCAACGCCTAAGCCGATACCTGATTGGGTAACGCATTTTGTGGGGATACCTGTCGAAATGACCGTGCCGCTGTATGCATACGGCAATGTTGTGTTGCAAGCGAAGCCTCAAGGGTATTTAACATTACAGGTTGACCCTAACCGTGTTTATCGGTTCGCGCTAAACACACTCGCATTGATGACAACCACTTATTTGCTGTTGGTGCTCATTATTGCTATTGGAATGACGTGGTGTGTCAGCCGAATGATAATAAGGCCACTGCGTAAAATCGCAATTGAATTACAGACAAATTCTGAAGTTAATCAAATTACTGTGTCTGAATATCATCGTGACGATGAGCTCGGTTTACTTGCAAAAGGGTATAATCGTCAAAGAAAACAGCAAAAATCAGACTAA
- a CDS encoding insulinase family protein has translation MQGLKVRYIIGVVLFSVAHLAGAESLQPDPAWQQGKLENGFSWQLLQTPQRPNDRIQLRLAIKTGSLTEKASEKGYSYLIPKMALFHQTEAFPTATLQEFWRQAADPDMPIPPAVVSYDYTIYSLSLPNNRPDLIKQALSWLATSVAGAEYTETTLHNGLTAQNVPVATLPLNANDPVWRARLKGSTMMGYDPGQKPNGAVALESVNSFYQKWYTPDVMTLYVAGHVDARMLSDSISQNFSSLEGRRSEPVSVAVLSSVKPQSIDILQEQPAQDTLSLIWDIDWLPIKDSNVLLRYWSSDLAREAVYRSLQKAFNQKFNQGEVVPGLDCRVQYQKASCTLTVTAAPEKMAAVTDIVASELASINQNGIAAELFDDMLKEKQVQLSQLFAAYARTSTDVLISQRLISQQNGVVDIAPEQYQRLRQAFLASQSLEHVNMEARRLLSQEAAFVLAQPKDKQLMDAEQIRQKFTKVLWPQIAAPVSTEAAPASPVEEKSTAQ, from the coding sequence ATGCAGGGCTTGAAAGTTCGGTATATCATTGGTGTTGTATTATTCTCCGTCGCGCATTTAGCGGGGGCTGAGTCCTTACAACCCGATCCAGCATGGCAGCAAGGGAAGCTAGAAAATGGCTTTAGCTGGCAATTATTACAAACACCACAACGTCCAAATGACCGTATCCAGCTCAGGTTAGCAATTAAAACAGGCTCATTAACAGAAAAAGCGAGCGAGAAAGGATACAGTTACCTCATTCCTAAAATGGCGTTGTTTCATCAAACAGAAGCGTTTCCAACTGCAACATTACAAGAATTCTGGCGTCAGGCAGCAGACCCTGACATGCCAATTCCACCCGCTGTTGTTTCCTATGACTACACTATTTATAGCTTAAGTTTACCCAATAATCGCCCAGACCTAATCAAGCAAGCGCTAAGTTGGTTAGCAACTTCTGTTGCAGGTGCTGAGTATACAGAAACGACATTGCATAATGGTTTGACGGCACAAAATGTCCCAGTTGCAACACTGCCTTTAAATGCCAACGATCCCGTTTGGCGAGCGCGTTTAAAGGGATCAACAATGATGGGGTACGACCCAGGCCAAAAACCGAATGGTGCTGTGGCGCTTGAAAGTGTGAATTCTTTTTATCAAAAATGGTATACACCGGATGTCATGACATTGTATGTCGCGGGCCATGTGGATGCTCGAATGTTATCTGATTCAATTTCACAAAATTTCTCTTCATTAGAAGGTCGGCGCTCTGAACCGGTTTCTGTTGCCGTGTTATCGTCAGTAAAACCACAATCTATTGATATCTTGCAGGAACAACCTGCACAGGACACGCTTTCATTAATTTGGGATATTGATTGGCTACCCATTAAAGACTCAAATGTCTTACTGCGTTATTGGTCCAGTGACTTAGCGCGTGAAGCAGTTTATCGCTCCTTGCAAAAAGCGTTCAATCAAAAATTTAATCAAGGGGAAGTCGTTCCGGGGTTAGATTGTCGTGTGCAATATCAAAAAGCCAGTTGTACATTAACGGTCACGGCAGCGCCTGAAAAAATGGCAGCGGTGACAGACATTGTCGCGAGTGAGCTTGCATCGATTAACCAAAATGGTATTGCAGCTGAGTTATTTGACGACATGCTCAAAGAGAAACAGGTGCAGTTATCGCAGTTGTTTGCCGCTTATGCGCGTACGAGTACCGACGTTCTGATTAGCCAACGTTTGATTTCCCAACAAAATGGGGTCGTTGATATCGCTCCTGAACAGTATCAGCGGTTAAGGCAAGCCTTCTTGGCGTCACAGAGCCTTGAACACGTTAATATGGAAGCCCGCAGGTTATTATCTCAAGAAGCTGCTTTTGTATTAGCGCAGCCAAAAGATAAGCAATTGATGGATGCGGAACAAATTCGCCAGAAATTTACCAAAGTGCTATGGCCTCAAATTGCAGCGCCAGTATCAACAGAAGCTGCACCTGCTTCACCTGTAGAAGAAAAATCTACTGCACAATAA
- a CDS encoding serine hydrolase domain-containing protein, with protein MTSSIQQLENLTCGVVLYYHNQSQNSVGTFCARGADLEGMPLTVDTPLRIASNTKTFTAATILRLAEMGKLSIYDAISEYIDPQYNALLSTQYNTHTITIRHLLEHSSGLLDHADGDYLKAVLKQPNYVWSRTEQVEMYMRKQFPTFSPSKSFIYSDTGYILLGDIIERITGQSLGLAVRELLHFDSIGLESAYWESLEQPPEIATPRARQYLGKWDGTHIHASMDAYGGGGLVMSSKQMAIFLEALFEGNIFSSPNTLETMLSMGSHDGAENYRLGIMVNVVNGITLYSHLGFWGSVAYYAPKAKISVAGFVDDRESRETLIHVIESLLSQQHEMKR; from the coding sequence ATGACCAGCTCTATTCAACAACTCGAAAATTTAACTTGTGGTGTCGTCCTTTACTACCATAATCAATCCCAAAATAGCGTGGGAACCTTCTGCGCTAGAGGAGCAGATCTTGAAGGTATGCCCCTCACTGTTGATACACCGCTGCGAATTGCCAGTAATACAAAGACATTTACTGCGGCTACAATTTTACGTCTTGCTGAAATGGGGAAACTTAGTATTTATGATGCAATATCTGAATATATTGACCCACAATATAATGCGCTACTCAGTACCCAATATAACACTCACACTATCACCATTCGCCATTTACTGGAGCACAGCAGTGGCCTACTAGACCATGCTGATGGTGACTACCTCAAAGCCGTTCTTAAGCAGCCTAATTATGTTTGGAGCCGAACAGAGCAAGTCGAAATGTACATGCGTAAACAATTTCCAACGTTTTCGCCTTCTAAATCCTTTATTTATTCAGATACGGGTTATATTTTGCTCGGTGATATTATTGAACGAATTACGGGACAATCTCTTGGCCTAGCTGTTAGGGAGCTTTTGCATTTCGACTCTATTGGTCTTGAAAGCGCATATTGGGAATCATTAGAACAACCACCGGAAATCGCGACACCACGGGCTCGTCAATATTTAGGTAAATGGGATGGCACACATATTCATGCCTCCATGGATGCCTATGGCGGTGGTGGTTTAGTTATGTCCTCGAAACAAATGGCGATATTTCTAGAAGCGCTGTTTGAGGGAAATATTTTTTCATCACCAAATACGCTAGAGACTATGCTAAGTATGGGTTCTCACGATGGCGCAGAAAATTATAGATTGGGCATCATGGTAAATGTTGTCAATGGCATCACCCTGTATTCCCATTTAGGTTTTTGGGGCTCTGTAGCCTATTACGCACCAAAAGCAAAAATCAGTGTGGCGGGGTTTGTTGATGACAGAGAGTCACGAGAGACGCTGATCCACGTTATTGAATCGCTATTAAGCCAACAACATGAAATGAAAAGATAA
- a CDS encoding NAD(P)H-dependent flavin oxidoreductase: MNNSNTFLQRLGLRYPIIQAPMAGVSTPALAAAVSEAGGLGSLGLGANSVEQARQLITQTQALTSKAFNVNLFCHLPAKRHPDNELAWSQYLAPYFAQFNETPPSYLNEIYDTFLDNSEMLSMLLETKPAVVSFHFNIPSIKVVQQLKQHGIYTMATATNLQEAQQVELAGIDAVVAQGIEAGGHRGIFDLQALDEELTTYELVTLISQHIDLPVIAAGGMMDGQGINMALDCGAAAAQLGTAFLLCPESAANTGYRAKVKQQTADHTQLTSAISGRPARGIINQFIRAGNGYETSQLPDYPLVYDIGKQLNAAAIKSGSDEFAAYWAGQNVAKAREMSASLLVRTLAEEMKRSL, translated from the coding sequence ATGAACAACTCGAATACATTTCTACAACGGTTAGGCTTGCGTTATCCCATTATACAAGCTCCGATGGCAGGAGTTTCCACCCCAGCGCTAGCCGCTGCGGTTTCAGAGGCGGGCGGGCTTGGCTCACTAGGCCTAGGTGCAAATTCAGTGGAACAAGCTCGCCAATTGATTACTCAAACGCAAGCACTGACAAGTAAAGCATTCAATGTCAATTTATTCTGCCATTTACCTGCGAAACGTCATCCTGATAATGAACTGGCATGGAGCCAGTATTTGGCGCCTTATTTTGCTCAATTTAATGAGACTCCACCTTCCTATCTCAATGAAATTTATGACACTTTTTTAGATAACTCAGAAATGTTATCTATGTTACTTGAAACAAAACCTGCAGTAGTGAGTTTTCATTTTAATATTCCATCCATCAAGGTAGTCCAGCAATTGAAACAACATGGTATTTATACCATGGCGACGGCAACGAATTTACAAGAAGCACAACAAGTTGAATTGGCTGGAATTGATGCTGTTGTCGCACAAGGTATTGAAGCGGGAGGGCATCGAGGCATATTTGATTTGCAGGCTTTAGATGAAGAACTGACCACTTATGAATTAGTGACGTTAATATCTCAACATATTGATTTACCAGTGATTGCAGCTGGTGGCATGATGGATGGGCAAGGTATTAATATGGCTTTAGACTGCGGTGCTGCTGCCGCTCAATTGGGCACTGCATTTTTGCTTTGCCCTGAATCTGCCGCGAATACAGGCTATCGGGCTAAGGTCAAGCAGCAAACAGCGGATCACACTCAACTAACGTCTGCAATTTCAGGGCGCCCAGCGAGAGGGATTATTAATCAATTTATTCGAGCAGGTAACGGCTATGAGACAAGTCAATTACCTGATTATCCATTGGTTTATGATATTGGTAAGCAGCTCAATGCAGCGGCAATAAAGTCAGGTAGTGATGAGTTTGCGGCGTATTGGGCGGGACAGAATGTGGCGAAAGCTCGCGAGATGTCAGCGTCTTTATTGGTTAGAACGTTGGCCGAAGAAATGAAACGCTCGCTTTAA
- the yhjD gene encoding inner membrane protein YhjD, which yields MSNTQEEEQKDTNKLKATLNRSIDGSKKAVTFSMRVVDFICAIPFIAHIIRTVQRFNDRMGNQFGAAITYFSFLSLIPVLMFSFAAAGFVLASNPELLEKLVRGISANITDPTLANTLERTIDTAIRQRTTVGLTGLALAVYSGVNWVNNLRLAILAQSRPVWERNEDEHENIIFRYIRDFFALIGLLIALIVTITLTSVAGSAQATIVSTLGLDGIEWLKPAWTLIGLTISITANFLLFLWIFWILPRMQHRRKSLFKGTLLAAIGFEIIKSIMTWILPNLASSPSGAAFGSVLGLMAFFYFFARLTLFCAAWIATDEPKGSLDNEMIK from the coding sequence ATGTCGAATACGCAGGAAGAAGAACAAAAAGATACCAATAAACTGAAAGCGACACTGAATAGAAGCATTGATGGCAGTAAAAAAGCAGTGACCTTCTCAATGCGAGTTGTGGACTTTATTTGTGCAATTCCTTTTATTGCTCATATCATTCGTACCGTGCAACGCTTTAACGACCGAATGGGGAACCAGTTTGGGGCTGCAATTACCTATTTCTCCTTTCTCTCTTTAATTCCTGTTTTAATGTTTTCATTCGCCGCTGCCGGTTTTGTATTAGCCAGTAATCCTGAATTACTTGAAAAATTAGTTCGTGGAATTTCTGCAAATATTACTGACCCTACGCTCGCAAATACATTAGAAAGAACAATAGATACCGCAATACGTCAACGTACGACAGTGGGGCTGACAGGGTTAGCTTTAGCGGTATACTCAGGGGTTAATTGGGTTAATAACTTACGTTTGGCTATTTTGGCGCAATCACGCCCTGTGTGGGAGCGCAATGAAGATGAACATGAAAATATTATCTTCCGCTATATTCGCGACTTCTTTGCTTTAATTGGCCTACTTATTGCCTTAATTGTGACAATTACGCTTACCTCTGTTGCTGGCTCTGCACAAGCGACGATTGTCAGTACACTTGGGTTAGATGGTATAGAATGGCTTAAACCTGCTTGGACACTGATTGGCTTAACAATATCAATTACAGCTAATTTCCTGTTATTTTTATGGATTTTTTGGATCCTACCTCGCATGCAACATCGCCGTAAGTCACTCTTTAAAGGAACATTACTGGCTGCCATTGGGTTTGAAATCATTAAATCCATCATGACCTGGATTTTGCCTAACCTTGCTTCATCGCCTTCTGGAGCCGCATTTGGTTCAGTGCTTGGGCTAATGGCATTCTTCTACTTCTTTGCGCGTTTAACCTTATTTTGTGCAGCTTGGATAGCGACTGATGAACCAAAAGGTTCATTGGATAACGAAATGATTAAATAA
- a CDS encoding DUF1090 domain-containing protein, whose amino-acid sequence MNKLLLTTSICIAFFTSASVMAAKTQNGCEIKKQRIEEQINYAKQHGNQHRVRGLEEALDNVNRYCTPESLYRDSQKAVDEKTEKVQEREAELQEEKLKGDDSDKIKKRERKLAEAQAELKEAQAELQVYKDAL is encoded by the coding sequence ATGAATAAACTACTCCTTACAACTAGTATTTGTATTGCTTTTTTTACTAGTGCATCAGTAATGGCAGCAAAAACACAAAATGGCTGCGAAATAAAAAAACAACGCATTGAAGAGCAAATTAATTACGCTAAACAACATGGAAATCAACATCGAGTTAGAGGATTAGAAGAAGCACTAGATAATGTGAATCGTTATTGCACACCAGAATCTTTATACCGTGATAGCCAAAAAGCGGTGGATGAAAAGACAGAAAAAGTGCAAGAGCGAGAGGCTGAGCTACAGGAAGAAAAATTAAAAGGTGATGACAGCGACAAAATTAAAAAACGTGAAAGAAAACTCGCAGAAGCTCAAGCTGAATTAAAAGAAGCCCAAGCTGAACTGCAAGTTTATAAAGATGCGCTTTAA
- a CDS encoding 23S rRNA (adenine(2030)-N(6))-methyltransferase RlmJ, producing the protein MLSYRHSFHAGNHADVLKHTVQSLIIESLKEKEKPFLYIDTHSGAGRYQLTGEHAEKTGEYLEGIARIWEQPDLPEELLPYMNIVRQLNDNGRLRYYPGSPLLAKYLLREHDKLVLTELHSSDYPLLRTEFSRDNRAQVFKEDGYQQLKSKLPPQSRRGFALMDPPYEMKTDYEAVVKGVVEGYKRFATGTYAIWYPVVLRQQIKRMVNQLEATGIRRILQIELAVRPDSDQRGMTASGMIVINPPWKLEQQMKNVLPWLHKTLVPEGTGHTLVDWIVPE; encoded by the coding sequence ATGTTAAGTTATCGTCACAGCTTTCACGCAGGCAACCATGCTGATGTGTTAAAACACACAGTACAGAGCTTGATCATTGAATCTCTGAAAGAGAAAGAAAAACCGTTTCTGTATATAGATACGCACTCAGGTGCTGGCCGTTATCAATTAACGGGGGAGCATGCAGAAAAAACAGGTGAATATCTTGAAGGGATTGCGCGTATTTGGGAGCAACCTGATTTACCTGAGGAATTATTGCCGTACATGAATATTGTGCGCCAATTGAATGATAATGGGCGTTTACGTTATTACCCAGGTTCACCATTATTAGCAAAATATCTATTACGTGAACACGATAAACTGGTATTAACTGAATTACATTCGAGCGATTATCCATTATTGCGCACCGAATTTTCACGGGATAACCGCGCACAAGTTTTCAAGGAAGATGGATATCAACAACTGAAATCGAAATTACCCCCACAGAGCCGACGTGGCTTTGCACTGATGGATCCTCCTTATGAAATGAAGACGGATTATGAAGCGGTCGTGAAAGGGGTGGTAGAAGGCTATAAACGCTTCGCAACAGGAACTTATGCAATTTGGTATCCTGTTGTATTACGTCAACAAATTAAGCGTATGGTCAATCAATTAGAAGCAACGGGTATTCGTAGAATACTGCAAATTGAATTGGCGGTACGCCCTGATAGCGACCAACGTGGAATGACAGCGTCTGGTATGATAGTGATCAACCCACCTTGGAAACTTGAGCAGCAAATGAAGAATGTGCTGCCGTGGTTACATAAAACACTCGTCCCAGAAGGCACTGGACATACGTTAGTTGACTGGATTGTGCCAGAGTAA